The following is a genomic window from Takifugu rubripes chromosome 13, fTakRub1.2, whole genome shotgun sequence.
AATGTTGAGCGAACGTTAGAAACGTTAAAGTCTAGTGAGGCTGCCAGACACCAGCAAAGCAAAACAACGTTTAAACGCgaactcttcttctgtggtataGTTGACGTGCTAGGGCGGCGCCAGCGCCTCCTCTGGCCTGGGAGGTGAAGAACAAATGCACTTCCGGCCGCCCCTGTGTCGCCGCTGGCGACCTGCTGCCCTCTGCAGGGAAAATTAAACACCAGCACTTGTTTTAACTCGCAAACCTTATGTGAATGAATCCCGagtgtttacagaaaaacaTATATTATCATCGATAAACATAAAATGGGCCCATGAAAAAGTATTCGTAGTCTGACATTTACTACCTCGGTGTTTCCGATCAGATGCTTCCTGACCTCTGAGCCAACTTCACTCACATCTAATGAACAATGAGCCCCAGCTGTATCCTTTTTCTTTGGCTGTGCTTCAATTGGATTTCAACACTGGAGTCAACAATAGTTCAGATGTTCCACAATGTTTAATTCAGGCCTCAGCCTGTCCATTGTCTAATTAAATGCTTTAATGCTTATTGTACAATGTATGAACGTTAAGAAAATATGCTCAGTATCTTCAGTTCTGCTGATACCATTTAGCAGGTACTGAGTTTATACATATGTATTCATAGAATGAACTGTTTGTGTGGGAGCGTGGGTTTATATTGATTGACACCCTTTTGTATATTAAAAGACTTTATTATTCAAAGATTCACTGGTCTATTAATAGCATGATATGTATCAATAAGGAAAAGGCACTTCATAAAGGTTCAATTCACCAGTGTGGCAGTGCAGACAACATCGGATTAATACTTGTGTCTGTGGCTCAGGAATGGCAGTCACCACAAAAGTCATCATTCTTACAGCGATCAAACAGatttatcatcattatcacaGAAACGCACTTAAATATGACATTACATTACCCTGTTGCCAATATCGAGATTCATTTCCACCACCTACATAAAAAACAAGGCATGTCAATAAATACATGGGACAATAAGAAAATAGCATTCCTTCCATTTTTACAGAGCAAATATTAAATAATAGAAACATAACAGACATGAGAACATCGTCAATAATAGTGAACGTATAGAGTTCAGTGAGCAGGATGCAGTAAGTAGGCTTCAATCGCAGTaaacaaatgggaaaaaatCCTTCAATATATCACTTAAAAATGTTGTCACGCATCGGATTATCTACACCCAAGAGCAACGGAGAACAGCAGGATAGTGCTACTGCATGTGCAAACAagcttgggaaaaaaaaaatcatatttttacatttcctgctggatcacattcAAATTCAGCTGTTTGCagagacagttttttttttttacaatccttaaaaaaaaaatctaatatgCATCAAAATCTCTCAGAAATTAAGAGATATGCATTTTAGAAATTACTACTCTAGAATAAATGCCTGACTGATGAATATTTACAGTCACTGGCTTGCAAGGCTGAAAGTAAACTGAGCTATATTTTAAAACAGGGGAAAAGAACCATAAATGAACGATGGAAACATTTGAATCCTAAACTTCCATCTCCCCTAAATCCCCAGTACACTGGGTCAGATAGCCACACTTTGGTGCCATCTAACAACCAGCatattatttctttaaaaaagaaggaaaagagaagaaatggtgAGATGTATGCTTCATAAGGGGACACAtgttttcatgtattttatGCTCAGTCGATCTTTATATTTGCTGTAAACTCCATGAGCTTCAGGAAAGGTGAATAAACTTGAGGCGTTCTTGATCGAGGCTGCAGTAAATTCAGGCCTGGAGCAGATTCCTCAGGAGCCGATGGTTTGTCAGTGTTTGTTTGTGCGTCCACCTCGTCTGACCCAAACCGGACTGAACTGGTGGGAGGCTCAGATTCAgaggacctgctggaggaggaggacagtagCAAACGGCTGTACTCAACTGGAGTGTACCTCAGCAAACTGGACCCCAGCCTGCTGGGTGGGGGGTTGTTGGACCTGAACGTCCGTGCGTGGATGGGTGACATCAGGTAGGAAAAGGGATGTCGTGAGATGGGTGAAGTAGgtgtggaggatgaggatgagagggGTCCTGGGGAAGATGGAGGATCGGTGGAAGATGGGGGTTCTGTGAAAAATGGAGGTTCCGCAAAAGATGGAGGTTCCGCAAAAGATGGAGGTTCCGCAAAAGATGGAGGTTCTTCAGAAATTTGGGATTCTGCAAAATATGGAGGTTCTGCAAAAGATGGAGGTTCTGGGAAAGATGGAGGTTCTGCGAAAGATGGAAGTTCTGCGAAAAATGGAGGTTCTGCAAAAGATGGAGGTTCTGGGAAAGATGGAGGTTCTGCGAAAGATGGAAGTTCTGCGAAAAATGGAGGTTCTGCACAAGATGGAGGTTCTGCAAAAGATGGAGGTTCTGCGAAAGATGGAGGTTCTGCGAAAAATGGAGGTTCTGCAAAAGATGGAAGTTCTGCAAAAGATGGAAGTTCTGCGAAAAATGGAGGTTCTTCAGAAATGGGGGATTCTGCAAAAGATGGAAGTTGGGCAGAAGATGGGCACTGATGGGTTGGTGacaggtggaggtgaggccgtGCACGTGGGGGTGTGACATCAAGGCTTTCGGGTGCATGTCTGGAGgtcacacatttacacatcagCGTGAGAAACCTCTGGAGCAAACAGCAAACGTAACCACAACCCCGACGGTGCTCGTTACCTGGGGAGCAGATCACAGCCCAATCCAACCTCCCTGGTTTCCAAAGCCCCCTCTGGCCTATTCTGTATGGACATAAAATACTTCAGCTTGTCTTCTAATTCATTATTCTAGGAAAAGGAAAAGACGAAACAACACTGTCAGGTCAGGCACATGCAAAGGACCAAAGTCACTTCATGAGCACAGGTGCAACACGAGGAGGCAATGCAGACAGCACTCAGCAGCCCAGTCCGACAGGCACGTGCACATGCAACCACGCCGCGTCACCCCTCACTGCACCCCCGCCATCCTACCTCACACTCCACTATGGCGATTCTGTCCAGGAGCTCCGAGATGAACATGTCCTTCTGGGCAACTTGAGCTCGCAGCGACTCGACCTTGGGTCAGAAAGGTGAGATTCAGGTGAAATGAGTGTTTCCTGCACTGGCGTCCAGCAGATCACAGATGGCCTGATGGTCAATACATCAGCTAGGAAGATACGTCTATCTGTAGGCATCTGCAGAGTTAATCTATCTCAGTCATAATTCAGAAACTACAGATATCTGAAGGTTATTGTTGGCTTTCACGTTGACGTGATTCTGGGGCCCAGGGaaacttctgctgcttttttctcaTGTTATTTCATATCAAACAGATTCCTCCTTCCTTTGTTGACTCTGGGCCATGTTCTTAATACCGCTGAGCAAATCTCCTCACTGGACCTCTCCCACGCCCAGTTTCATGGTGCAGGTACACCAGAGCAGAGAATAAATGAGCTGTCTTCACCTCTTCGATCATGGCTTTGACCTTCCTCTGCTGGCAGAACACCATGTCGTTCAAGTGTTTGATCCTCTCGCGGAGGCCTGTAGTTTCGGTCTGCAGATCTTTGGACCTAAAGGAGCCGGGAGTCAACACACACCAGGCTGAGAAGGAGTTCGCACTGCTTTTCCTGGAATTTAGCACCTCGGCATCGTGCTCGCTCAGTTGGTTTCTAAAAAGTTTATCTAAGGACGTTTCCCGGGCGAGAttaatttgacatttttgtGTTGGGTGGATGTTCTTTTTCTTACCTTCTGGCCACGCTTGCATCAGTTGTATCTGTCAGCTCCAACAGGCGGAGGCGCTGCTCACATTCCTGCAGCTTTGCCTGGAGTTCAGTCTTTTCCTGTTGTAATAATAACCAAAACAATAGCACCAATGATGATAGCAACAATCGTGATAACACTTGCTTTACCTTCCCCATGCAGCCCAGCAGACGCTCCACTTCCACGATCCTCTGGTCCTTTTCAGCAATCTTGGCCTCTGCCGCTCTGATttttccctctgcctcctctagTCTCAGGATGTAGTCATCCAGTTGGGCCTGCGTCAGGTCCAATATCTTTCACTTCACATGTCAGACTGCTACTTTTAAAGGTGATTTGAGGTTATTTGAAGCAATTTAAGAAAGCGCCATTAAAGGCTTAAGAGCTTCGTGAGAaactctgtctcctctcattttcctcgcAGGTTATTTGCTGATTAAACAGTGCAGACCTGTAGTTTTTCGATCTCCTCTCGGTGTTTCttttgctcctcctgcagcttttcaTCGTAGTCCTGCTGCAGCTTGGCCGACAGCTCCTGCAGCGCCTGAGTCTGAGCCTCCTGAGAAGACTCCACCTGGATACCAGGAATGAAGTCCCATTACTCATTATTACCTTTGGACCGAAGATGTCTTCCATacatgtttgctgctttgaaGCCGTGTCTGTTATCCTAAATACGCTGAATGATGTGATTTTATAAATTAGACTGTAGATTTGTGCCCTCAACTGCTCGGGAATATGTCGATCTGTTTAAATCTTATTTCTCTTTTGACTTCAGCCAGGGACGTGACTACCTGTAGTCTAAGATTCTGGTTCTCAGCCCGGGCAGCGgccagctccttctccttctcttgaAGGCTTTGCTGAGCTTTCTCACAGGTGTTCTTCAGActcttcagctcctctcttTTGTCCATTCTGCTCTGGCAGCTGTCCAGGAGAGATTTCTGCAACAGAAAGCACGTTCTACTTATAAATCCACCTGTTTTTATTGATGGACAGCTGTTGAAGGGCACAGCTTCACCTATCTTACACTTCTGAGGGAGTTTTGAGTCAATATAATCTCTACATTTACATAACAGTACCAATGTACACAGAAAGTGTGCAAAAGCTGCCACATAATCAAGAGATTTTTCAGGTAGAAGCCTTGAGGCCCAGGCCCAACAAACATCTGCCACACTGTGATCAAACCTAAGTCCACAAACTCAGCATTGTGAGTTAATAATAGCCAAAGCACAACCGATTAAACATTGAAGACTTAGGGAAAGGAGGCTAAACAAGTGTAGCCCAGGTTGCCATGGCTGCAACCCTCAGGTACCAACACTAATCAAACAGGAACTGTCAACACAGTAACGAGTTGCTTCACATTATTGAGTCCCACATGCCCGGTCTTCAACATCAGGCACTGAAATTAGCTCGTTGAAGCGGAAACCTTGTTTTTCTGGTATATTTGTGCAGTACCAGTGGAGACCAGTAGAGGACAAAAGACTGTGTTACATGCGTTACCTGTAGGCTGATGTTATCAGCTATGAGGGAGCCGTTCATCTGGTCATAGGCGTCCATGGCTGACGTCCGGGTTTTCACCTCTGACTCCAGACTCCTCCGATGTGTGTTAGCCTCCTGCAAAACCCACGCGGTAGCGTGCATCTTTACGTTTATCTCCAGCTTCACACGCTTTCTCAGGCAGTCACATGGAGCTGCAGAGTTCTTTACCCTGATTTCCCGGGAAAGCTTCTGCATCGACTGCTGCATTCCGCCAAACTGTCCGTACATCCTCTCCCTCACCTTCTCCAAAGAGTCTCTCACCTGTAAGGAGACACGTCGAAGCAGGCGAGCTCTAGAGAGGAGAACGTCCCACCGCCTAATAGACCCAGCGAAGGCCCGGCTGTTTGCTGCCTTTGTGTCCGCTCACCTCTCTGATGTACCTCATCTCATCCTGAAGGTGACCGACCGTCCACTGACGGGCCATCACCTCCCGTTGTCTCTCCGGGCCAGTCTTTTGCACAGCGCCGGACACTTTGGACTCAGGGTGCTGCAGCGGTGCCTCTGGGACCCCATTGGTCATGTCTGCGTGGGACTGAGGGGGGCAAGAATCCACAGTTCAGGTTTCTCCGGACGTCCTGGCTGATTCACACCTTTATTGCATTTCTGTATTCATGCGCTTGCTTGCGTGCACACATGTCATTGATGCTAGTGTCTGCATATTTGCACTCGGTCAGGTATTTCAGGCTCCAGTGCCGCTGAgcacaggaaagaggaggctGGGAACAAGCGTCT
Proteins encoded in this region:
- the myzap gene encoding myocardial zonula adherens protein isoform X4, with the translated sequence MRRYGAGPTVSRTTTEDPQEFLNERRIRRLRLTLHAGENENKEAKTANSEEAKKENNVKETWQKKNGLIQRERPAGRESPQQSHADMTNGVPEAPLQHPESKVSGAVQKTGPERQREVMARQWTVGHLQDEMRYIREVRDSLEKVRERMYGQFGGMQQSMQKLSREIREANTHRRSLESEVKTRTSAMDAYDQMNGSLIADNISLQKSLLDSCQSRMDKREELKSLKNTCEKAQQSLQEKEKELAAARAENQNLRLQVESSQEAQTQALQELSAKLQQDYDEKLQEEQKKHREEIEKLQAQLDDYILRLEEAEGKIRAAEAKIAEKDQRIVEVERLLGCMGKEKTELQAKLQECEQRLRLLELTDTTDASVARRSKDLQTETTGLRERIKHLNDMVFCQQRKVKAMIEEVESLRAQVAQKDMFISELLDRIAIVECENRPEGALETREVGLGCDLLPSRSSESEPPTSSVRFGSDEVDAQTNTDKPSAPEESAPGLNLLQPRSRTPQVYSPFLKLMEFTANIKID
- the myzap gene encoding myocardial zonula adherens protein isoform X2 encodes the protein MRRYGAGPTVSRTTTEDPQEFLNERRIRRLRLTLHAGENENKEAKTANSEEAKKENNVKETWQKKNGLIQRERPAGRESPQQSHADMTNGVPEAPLQHPESKVSGAVQKTGPERQREVMARQWTVGHLQDEMRYIREVRDSLEKVRERMYGQFGGMQQSMQKLSREIREANTHRRSLESEVKTRTSAMDAYDQMNGSLIADNISLQKSLLDSCQSRMDKREELKSLKNTCEKAQQSLQEKEKELAAARAENQNLRLQVESSQEAQTQALQELSAKLQQDYDEKLQEEQKKHREEIEKLQAQLDDYILRLEEAEGKIRAAEAKIAEKDQRIVEVERLLGCMGKEKTELQAKLQECEQRLRLLELTDTTDASVARRSKDLQTETTGLRERIKHLNDMVFCQQRKVKAMIEEVESLRAQVAQKDMFISELLDRIAIVECENRPEGALETREVGLGCDLLPRHAPESLDVTPPRARPHLHLSPTHQCPSSAQLPSFAESPISEEPPFFAELPSFAELPSFAEPPFFAEPPSFAEPPSFAEPPSCAEPPFFAELPSFAEPPSFPEPPSFAEPPFFAELPSFAEPPSFPEPPSFAEPPYFAESQISEEPPSFAEPPSFAEPPSFAEPPFFTEPPSSTDPPSSPGPLSSSSSTPTSPISRHPFSYLMSPIHARTFRSNNPPPSRLGSSLLRYTPVEYSRLLLSSSSSRSSESEPPTSSVRFGSDEVDAQTNTDKPSAPEESAPGLNLLQPRSRTPQVYSPFLKLMEFTANIKID
- the myzap gene encoding myocardial zonula adherens protein isoform X3 yields the protein MRRYGAGPTVSRTTTEDPQEFLNERRIRRLRLTLHAGENENKEAKTANSEEAKKENNVKETWQKKNGLIQRERPAGRESPQQSHADMTNGVPEAPLQHPESKVSGAVQKTGPERQREVMARQWTVGHLQDEMRYIREVRDSLEKVRERMYGQFGGMQQSMQKLSREIREANTHRRSLESEVKTRTSAMDAYDQMNGSLIADNISLQKSLLDSCQSRMDKREELKSLKNTCEKAQQSLQEKEKELAAARAENQNLRLQVESSQEAQTQALQELSAKLQQDYDEKLQEEQKKHREEIEKLQAQLDDYILRLEEAEGKIRAAEAKIAEKDQRIVEVERLLGCMGKEKTELQAKLQECEQRLRLLELTDTTDASVARRSKDLQTETTGLRERIKHLNDMVFCQQRKVKAMIEEVESLRAQVAQKDMFISELLDRIAIVECENNELEDKLKYFMSIQNRPEGALETREVGLGCDLLPSRSSESEPPTSSVRFGSDEVDAQTNTDKPSAPEESAPGLNLLQPRSRTPQVYSPFLKLMEFTANIKID
- the myzap gene encoding myocardial zonula adherens protein isoform X1, with the translated sequence MRRYGAGPTVSRTTTEDPQEFLNERRIRRLRLTLHAGENENKEAKTANSEEAKKENNVKETWQKKNGLIQRERPAGRESPQQSHADMTNGVPEAPLQHPESKVSGAVQKTGPERQREVMARQWTVGHLQDEMRYIREVRDSLEKVRERMYGQFGGMQQSMQKLSREIREANTHRRSLESEVKTRTSAMDAYDQMNGSLIADNISLQKSLLDSCQSRMDKREELKSLKNTCEKAQQSLQEKEKELAAARAENQNLRLQVESSQEAQTQALQELSAKLQQDYDEKLQEEQKKHREEIEKLQAQLDDYILRLEEAEGKIRAAEAKIAEKDQRIVEVERLLGCMGKEKTELQAKLQECEQRLRLLELTDTTDASVARRSKDLQTETTGLRERIKHLNDMVFCQQRKVKAMIEEVESLRAQVAQKDMFISELLDRIAIVECENNELEDKLKYFMSIQNRPEGALETREVGLGCDLLPRHAPESLDVTPPRARPHLHLSPTHQCPSSAQLPSFAESPISEEPPFFAELPSFAELPSFAEPPFFAEPPSFAEPPSFAEPPSCAEPPFFAELPSFAEPPSFPEPPSFAEPPFFAELPSFAEPPSFPEPPSFAEPPYFAESQISEEPPSFAEPPSFAEPPSFAEPPFFTEPPSSTDPPSSPGPLSSSSSTPTSPISRHPFSYLMSPIHARTFRSNNPPPSRLGSSLLRYTPVEYSRLLLSSSSSRSSESEPPTSSVRFGSDEVDAQTNTDKPSAPEESAPGLNLLQPRSRTPQVYSPFLKLMEFTANIKID